Proteins co-encoded in one Helicoverpa zea isolate HzStark_Cry1AcR chromosome 30, ilHelZeax1.1, whole genome shotgun sequence genomic window:
- the LOC124644511 gene encoding cholesterol 7-desaturase nvd, with translation MASYCPNDVDSILKKEVTFSECQNAMKNKEFLRDFLLFNLNVIFNVIRTIFEFIFENSGCVLFCVFVSFLLFVGYRSYVNPLLYKKELTEIGFEHIAKGPDRDRRISRAQATRRMGNKIPPPYPNGWFAVAESRELKVGGVTAVDALGQNLCVYRGEDGVARCVDAYCPHLGANLAVGGNVCGNCIECPFHKWRFGENGACVSVPGVENAPKGVSIKQWSTVERDGAIWIWYDAEDRPPLWNIEEVPELQHWGYRGRNEFIVSAHIQEIPENGADVAHLNAVHSPSLVSSLGEKYPLLYDLIGCHVWSASWTKGDDHTAHMTLTHDYKIMKCHLCHIDVKVTQIGPGHVRLFMQSPVGPILVSQSVTPLAPSLQRVVHRMYSPTHNAPLAALLVKSEGAMFERDITIWNSKRFVSAPAYVKTDKTIRAFRSWFSQFYSEHSISFRDANQNTLDW, from the exons ATGGCTTCTTACTGCCCAAATGACGTTGACAGCATTTTGAAAAAGGAAGTGACATTTTCGGAATGTCAAAACGCAATGAAAAACAAAGAATTTTTAAGAGATTTCCTGCTATTTAATTTGAATGTAATTTTCAACGTTATAAGAACGatatttgagtttatttttgaaaatagtggctgtgtattattttgtgtttttgtatcttttttatTGTTCGTTGGTTATAGAAGCTATGTTAATCCtcttttgtataaaaaa gaACTAACAGAAATCGGTTTCGAGCACATAGCGAAAGGCCCGGATAGGGACAGGCGGATATCCAGGGCCCAGGCCACCAGACGGATGGGTAACAAAATACCCCCACCGTACCCTAACGGATGGTTTGCAGTGGCAGAGAGTAGGGAACTGAAAGTTGGCGGAGTAACCGCTGTTGATGCTTTAG GTCAAAATCTCTGCGTCTACCGTGGAGAAGACGGCGTTGCCCGCTGTGTTGACGCCTATTGCCCTCATTTGGGGGCAAACCTAGCTGTCGGGGGCAATGTCTGTGGCAACTGCATCGAGTGCCCCTTTCATAAGTGGAGATTTGGAGAAAATGGGGCTTGTGTTAGTGTTCCGGGAGTTGAAAATG CCCCAAAAGGCGTATCGATAAAGCAATGGTCGACAGTGGAACGTGACGGTGCCATTTGGATCTGGTATGACGCGGAGGACAGACCGCCTCTGTGGAACATAGAGGAGGTGCCTGAGCTGCAGCACTGGGGGTATAGAGGCAGGAACGAGTTTATTGTTAGCGCTCATATACAA GAAATACCAGAAAATGGTGCTGATGTAGCACATCTGAATGCGGTTCATTCGCCGTCTTTAGTTTCCAGTTTAGGAGAGAAATATCCACTACTGTATGACTTGATAG GTTGTCACGTATGGTCAGCGAGCTGGACGAAGGGCGACGACCACACGGCGCACATGACGCTGACACATGACTACAAAATCATGAAGTGTCATTTATGTCATATAGATGTCAAAGTTACACAG ATAGGTCCCGGCCACGTGCGTCTCTTCATGCAGTCCCCAGTAGGGCCTATCCTAGTCTCCCAGTCGGTGACGCCACTAGCGCCCTCTCTGCAGCGCGTGGTGCATCGCATGTACTCGCCGACACACAACGCGCCTCTAGCAGCGCTGCTTGTCAAGTCTGAGGGGGCTATG TTCGAACGCGACATCACAATATGGAACAGCAAGCGTTTCGTCTCTGCCCCCGCGTACGTCAAAACGGACAAAACTATACGCGCCTTCAGGAGTTGGTTCTCACAGTTTTATAGTGAACATAGCATATCTTTTAGGGACGCTAATCAAAATACACTGGATTGGTAA